A single window of Martelella sp. NC20 DNA harbors:
- a CDS encoding TRAP transporter small permease, which produces MIRKLTAAFGRLELVICNLSLLALVTILAMQVFFRYVLHTGLTWSEEVSRFVFIWFVYISASLATQRGTHIRITLFIRWFPGGPRYALLIADLIWVVFNVFVVAAGVMLISRMLKYPSYSTALFLPMAWIYTVIPLSHALMIVRIIERQWMAFRQGGSVIAGEQQLGLEATAESDKP; this is translated from the coding sequence ATGATCAGGAAATTGACAGCGGCCTTTGGTAGGCTTGAGCTCGTGATATGCAACCTCTCGCTTCTGGCGCTGGTTACCATACTGGCTATGCAGGTATTCTTCCGTTATGTCCTGCACACGGGGCTGACGTGGAGCGAGGAGGTCTCGCGTTTCGTCTTCATCTGGTTCGTCTACATTTCGGCGAGCCTTGCGACTCAGCGCGGAACGCATATCCGAATAACTCTATTCATACGCTGGTTTCCGGGCGGGCCGCGCTATGCGCTCCTGATTGCCGACCTGATCTGGGTGGTGTTCAACGTTTTCGTCGTCGCCGCCGGCGTGATGTTGATCAGCCGCATGCTGAAATACCCAAGCTATTCAACGGCACTGTTTTTGCCGATGGCCTGGATCTACACAGTCATTCCGCTGTCTCACGCGCTAATGATCGTGCGCATTATCGAACGCCAGTGGATGGCTTTCCGTCAAGGCGGCTCGGTGATTGCCGGCGAGCAGCAATTGGGACTTGAAGCGACAGCGGAGAGCGACAAACCATGA
- a CDS encoding TRAP transporter large permease, producing MIFVLLFLAGLIVGVPVFVTLGVPSLYELLTSPIPLSSMAHSLFDGVDKFALLAIPNFVLAGAIMARAGITRDIIDVMRAVVGQAYGGLAMVTILSCMFFAAISGSGPGTVAAIGTLLIPAMRDDGYPVDFAAAVTSSGGTLGILLPPSNPMIVYGVLASVSISDLFLAGLLPGILMGSLLIFTTYVLARRNGYRGTPAAFDWRRFLASLWRAKFSLATPFVVLGGIYGGIFTPVEASVIAVVYALAVGLLVKRSLGFANLWEALSEASIVCGGLIVIMGTAVFFGEFLTLNLIPQKIAASLLDLTDNPILMLLLIATILIVLGTFMETLSTVIILTPILLPLIKQLGIDPVHFGILLVVTSEIGFLTPPLGVNLFVACGISGQSIEQVSRRVMPFIVTIIVGLLLILFFPQISLWLPSLK from the coding sequence ATGATCTTTGTCCTTCTATTCCTTGCGGGCCTGATCGTCGGCGTGCCGGTCTTCGTCACGCTCGGGGTTCCCTCGCTTTACGAACTTCTGACCTCGCCAATTCCCCTTTCCTCCATGGCTCACAGCTTGTTTGACGGGGTCGACAAATTCGCTCTTCTTGCCATCCCCAATTTCGTTCTTGCCGGTGCGATCATGGCAAGAGCCGGGATTACACGCGATATCATCGACGTGATGCGCGCCGTCGTGGGACAGGCCTATGGCGGGCTGGCTATGGTCACCATTCTGTCCTGCATGTTCTTCGCGGCAATCTCAGGCTCGGGGCCGGGCACGGTCGCTGCAATCGGCACACTGCTAATTCCGGCCATGCGCGACGACGGCTATCCCGTGGATTTTGCGGCGGCCGTGACGTCATCGGGCGGCACGCTTGGCATCCTGCTGCCTCCATCCAACCCAATGATCGTTTACGGCGTGCTCGCCTCGGTCTCGATCAGCGACCTTTTTCTGGCCGGCCTTTTGCCGGGCATCCTGATGGGCTCGCTGCTCATCTTCACCACCTATGTGCTCGCAAGACGCAATGGCTATCGCGGTACGCCGGCCGCTTTCGACTGGCGTCGTTTTTTGGCCTCGCTGTGGCGGGCGAAATTCTCGCTCGCAACCCCGTTTGTCGTGCTCGGCGGCATCTATGGCGGCATATTCACCCCGGTGGAGGCTTCGGTAATCGCCGTTGTCTATGCTCTTGCCGTCGGTCTTCTCGTCAAGCGCTCACTCGGCTTTGCCAATCTCTGGGAGGCGCTCAGCGAAGCCAGTATCGTGTGCGGTGGGCTAATCGTGATCATGGGTACGGCGGTGTTCTTCGGTGAGTTTCTTACCCTCAACCTCATCCCTCAGAAGATCGCGGCATCGCTGCTCGACCTCACCGATAACCCGATACTAATGCTTCTACTGATTGCCACGATCCTGATCGTGCTCGGCACTTTCATGGAGACGCTTTCAACGGTCATTATCCTGACCCCGATCCTTTTGCCGCTGATCAAGCAGCTCGGCATCGATCCTGTCCACTTCGGGATATTGCTGGTGGTGACCAGCGAAATCGGCTTTCTGACGCCGCCGCTTGGCGTCAATCTGTTCGTCGCCTGCGGCATTTCAGGTCAATCCATCGAGCAGGTGTCGCGACGGGTTATGCCGTTCATCGTCACAATCATCGTCGGCCTTCTTCTGATCTTGTTCTTCCCGCAGATCAGCCTTTGGCTACCGTCGCTGAAATAG
- a CDS encoding DUF1403 family protein, which translates to MAGFASDTTHRNHRPVVAAAPKVRIKGACTGIQKLFEEEALPTSAAGRNLFCWAASRRFDGHECFGILPAMSNRTYLCVSGKS; encoded by the coding sequence ATGGCAGGCTTTGCTTCCGATACGACGCATCGAAATCACCGGCCGGTGGTGGCCGCGGCGCCGAAGGTGCGCATCAAGGGAGCTTGCACCGGCATTCAGAAGCTGTTTGAGGAGGAAGCTTTGCCGACGTCGGCAGCGGGCCGCAACCTCTTCTGCTGGGCCGCGAGCCGAAGGTTTGATGGCCACGAATGCTTCGGCATCTTGCCAGCTATGTCAAACCGTACGTATTTATGTGTTTCCGGGAAATCATGA
- a CDS encoding DUF2190 family protein codes for MGMQSIATLTLTFTPVGSVSRGRAVGFDGAQATVQGQKVLGISPRQADSGIDSDVHVSGTAVMESGGIFEAGDSLIVDAQGRGIASTGNLGIVDGGTAVTSAAANGDLVLSGADLPEFVFADALEPSIAVGKYVEVLLRR; via the coding sequence ATGGGCATGCAGAGCATTGCGACACTCACTTTGACCTTTACGCCGGTCGGAAGCGTTTCACGCGGCCGAGCGGTGGGTTTCGACGGCGCGCAAGCTACCGTCCAAGGGCAGAAGGTTTTGGGCATTTCACCACGGCAAGCGGATAGCGGCATCGACAGCGATGTTCACGTCTCGGGGACTGCCGTCATGGAAAGCGGGGGAATATTCGAGGCGGGTGACAGTCTTATCGTCGACGCCCAGGGGCGCGGGATTGCCTCTACAGGCAATCTGGGCATTGTCGACGGCGGGACTGCGGTAACCTCCGCCGCTGCGAATGGCGACCTTGTCTTGTCGGGTGCCGACCTGCCGGAATTCGTTTTCGCCGACGCATTGGAGCCATCGATCGCAGTCGGAAAATACGTCGAAGTGCTGCTGAGACGATAG
- a CDS encoding major capsid protein, producing the protein MPLNATSARVADPVLTNHVRGYKHPGRVGHLLFPHVEVTETAGKVIEFGKEDFMLYNARRAAGAATKRIEFGYEGKPYSLVQDSLESKIPREYARAALQVSEIDLAMRATTKVMNALTLTLEDDQAKLATNPDNYGENNKEELSGADKWTSPTSKPTVAIDEARRLIRNSCGLYPNTLICGPVAFSALKNNEHITSRFRNVDLVTADLLAKLLELDQVVEGQAMTADQNGVFSDVWGNYAVLAYAPRNPSGVEEPSFGYTYTMKANPFVEEPYYDNNTKSNIYGVTYERAPVLAGMSAGYLFIDPAAVDDGDA; encoded by the coding sequence ATGCCTTTGAACGCCACCAGTGCCCGCGTCGCCGACCCTGTTCTCACCAATCATGTGCGCGGTTACAAGCATCCGGGCCGCGTGGGCCATCTACTTTTTCCGCACGTCGAAGTGACTGAAACGGCTGGCAAGGTCATCGAGTTCGGCAAGGAAGATTTCATGCTCTACAACGCTCGCCGTGCAGCGGGCGCTGCGACGAAGCGGATCGAGTTCGGGTATGAAGGAAAGCCCTATTCGCTCGTCCAAGACAGCCTGGAGAGCAAAATCCCCCGAGAATATGCCCGCGCCGCTTTGCAGGTCTCCGAAATCGACCTTGCCATGCGTGCGACAACAAAAGTGATGAACGCGCTCACGCTGACGCTCGAAGACGACCAAGCCAAGTTGGCAACCAATCCGGACAACTATGGCGAGAACAACAAGGAAGAGCTTAGCGGTGCAGACAAGTGGACGAGCCCGACGAGCAAACCCACGGTCGCTATCGATGAAGCCCGGAGACTTATCCGCAATTCCTGCGGTCTCTATCCGAATACGTTGATCTGCGGCCCTGTCGCCTTCAGCGCGCTGAAGAACAACGAACATATCACGAGCCGTTTTCGCAATGTGGACCTGGTTACCGCAGACCTTCTGGCGAAGCTGCTGGAGCTCGACCAAGTCGTCGAGGGGCAGGCCATGACCGCCGACCAAAATGGCGTATTCTCGGACGTCTGGGGAAATTACGCCGTCTTGGCCTATGCGCCCCGCAATCCTTCTGGCGTCGAGGAGCCGAGCTTCGGGTACACTTACACGATGAAGGCGAACCCGTTCGTGGAAGAGCCCTATTACGACAACAATACGAAGAGCAACATCTACGGCGTCACATATGAAAGAGCGCCCGTCTTGGCTGGAATGTCAGCCGGATATCTGTTCATTGATCCCGCCGCCGTCGATGATGGAGACGCCTGA
- a CDS encoding IS630 family transposase, whose amino-acid sequence MRSNISFTVSPDDRQRLSAIVAAPNSPQKHVWRARIILLSDDGLGTSAIMAETGKSKTCVWRWQERFMHEGVDGLLHDRSRPPGKAPVPPERVAEIVRLTQEPPPHEATHWTLRAMARVAGIAASTVQAIWKAHGLSPHRWRQFKLSNDPAFAEKLTDIVGLYVDPPAHAVVLSVDEKSQIQALDRTQPGLPMKKGRAGTMTHDYKRHGTTTLFAALNVLDGTVIGQNMQRHRHQEFIRFLNRIEREVPQDKAIHVILDNYAVHKKDKVRAWLARHPRWTFHFTPTSCSWLNAVEGFFAKLTRRRLKYGVFHSVVDLQAAINRFVREYNADCPKPFVWKADPEDIITARNRGFQTLESNH is encoded by the coding sequence ATGCGCAGCAACATTTCCTTTACGGTATCTCCCGACGACCGGCAGCGATTGAGCGCCATCGTCGCGGCCCCGAACAGCCCACAGAAGCACGTCTGGCGGGCACGTATCATCCTTCTGAGCGACGATGGTCTGGGCACCTCGGCGATCATGGCCGAGACCGGCAAGTCGAAAACCTGTGTGTGGCGCTGGCAGGAGCGGTTCATGCATGAGGGCGTCGACGGCCTGCTTCATGACCGGTCCCGGCCACCCGGCAAGGCGCCGGTCCCGCCGGAGCGTGTTGCCGAGATCGTCCGCTTGACGCAGGAACCGCCGCCGCACGAGGCAACACACTGGACGCTGCGCGCCATGGCCAGGGTCGCCGGCATCGCGGCCTCGACGGTTCAGGCGATCTGGAAGGCTCACGGTCTCAGCCCGCATCGCTGGAGGCAGTTCAAACTCTCCAACGATCCAGCCTTCGCCGAAAAGCTCACCGACATCGTTGGTCTTTATGTCGACCCGCCGGCCCATGCCGTGGTGCTGTCGGTTGACGAGAAATCACAGATACAGGCTCTCGACAGAACCCAGCCCGGACTGCCGATGAAGAAGGGCCGTGCCGGCACCATGACCCACGATTACAAGCGCCACGGCACCACCACTCTGTTTGCCGCGCTCAACGTGCTGGATGGCACGGTCATCGGCCAGAACATGCAGCGCCACCGCCATCAGGAGTTCATCCGCTTCCTCAACCGCATCGAGCGCGAGGTGCCGCAAGACAAGGCCATCCACGTCATCCTCGACAATTACGCCGTACACAAAAAGGACAAGGTCCGCGCCTGGCTCGCCCGCCATCCGCGCTGGACCTTCCACTTCACCCCGACATCCTGCTCCTGGCTCAACGCCGTCGAGGGCTTCTTCGCCAAACTCACACGGCGAAGGCTCAAATACGGGGTCTTCCATTCCGTCGTCGATCTGCAGGCCGCAATCAACCGTTTCGTGCGCGAATACAATGCTGACTGTCCCAAGCCATTTGTCTGGAAAGCCGATCCCGAGGACATCATCACCGCACGAAACCGAGGGTTCCAAACGTTGGAATCAAACCACTAG
- a CDS encoding ParB/RepB/Spo0J family partition protein: MTDRRLSIPVDKIHVPEDYLRPISEAAAHGLAQLIKSEGQKSPIAVYASSARANGKPYTLIYGARRLRAMQLLGRDEIEAVLRSKADAPMLSISDNLAMPTLDALEEAEYVVAFRELWEAENGPVRRGGDRKSKRQNGALIDEANNQEIPNLFNDLNDIFGISKRTAHRLFKYGSIHKTLREALRGSEYVRDRTYLAKLAKLNSAQQAAIAGALSFNPDLAAVLRAADPATERKSIGRMEHLDWQELHVQALLNQLPAERREAMLDRYGYLKKPIDPWPEELPRFEVIPHERSRSPLWQLLDEPFANLSVNLTYKQIQKIKAEYAEEDERDRQRFIERLVRSLQANEDAHREEYISGRDAEKLKKERRRQREKRARKKELKDRARIHQLQAWFPPKLADALFATGLPLDDAIIKFCRGLNPKELDWVYYHLENGHHWSDIPWRVETSRGYETSKSIHQ, translated from the coding sequence ATGACTGATCGGCGGCTCTCGATCCCTGTCGACAAAATCCATGTGCCAGAAGACTACCTTCGGCCGATCAGCGAAGCGGCCGCCCATGGCTTGGCGCAGCTTATCAAGAGCGAAGGGCAGAAAAGCCCCATCGCGGTTTATGCTAGCAGCGCCAGAGCAAACGGGAAGCCTTACACCCTCATCTACGGAGCCCGTCGCTTGCGGGCGATGCAACTCCTCGGCCGTGACGAAATCGAGGCTGTCTTGCGCAGCAAGGCGGACGCGCCTATGCTATCGATATCGGACAATCTGGCGATGCCTACGCTCGACGCGTTGGAAGAGGCAGAGTATGTCGTGGCTTTTCGCGAGCTATGGGAAGCGGAAAACGGTCCTGTCAGACGCGGTGGTGATCGAAAATCAAAGCGACAGAATGGCGCTTTGATAGATGAAGCTAACAATCAAGAAATTCCAAATTTATTCAATGACTTAAATGATATTTTTGGGATATCGAAAAGAACGGCTCATCGCCTATTTAAGTATGGATCGATCCATAAAACCCTTCGCGAAGCGCTTCGGGGCAGTGAGTATGTTCGGGATCGGACATATCTGGCAAAACTCGCGAAGCTGAATTCCGCTCAACAGGCGGCGATTGCCGGAGCCCTGAGTTTCAACCCCGACCTTGCAGCGGTATTGCGTGCTGCCGATCCAGCTACGGAACGAAAGTCGATTGGTCGAATGGAGCACCTGGATTGGCAGGAGCTTCATGTGCAAGCGCTTCTCAATCAATTGCCGGCTGAACGAAGAGAGGCGATGCTTGATCGATATGGCTATCTGAAAAAGCCAATCGATCCCTGGCCGGAAGAGCTGCCGCGATTTGAGGTCATCCCGCATGAGCGGTCCAGATCTCCCTTATGGCAGCTCCTGGATGAGCCATTTGCAAACCTCTCCGTAAACCTCACCTACAAGCAAATTCAAAAAATCAAGGCGGAATATGCTGAGGAGGACGAGCGAGACCGACAACGTTTCATTGAACGTTTGGTACGGTCCCTTCAGGCCAATGAGGATGCGCATCGCGAAGAATACATTTCCGGGCGAGATGCGGAAAAGCTTAAGAAAGAGAGACGACGCCAGCGTGAGAAGCGCGCGCGCAAGAAGGAACTGAAGGACCGGGCACGAATACACCAGCTTCAGGCATGGTTTCCGCCGAAACTTGCCGATGCACTTTTCGCCACAGGTTTGCCGCTGGACGACGCTATCATCAAGTTCTGCCGGGGGCTAAATCCCAAAGAGCTCGATTGGGTTTACTATCACCTGGAGAACGGCCACCATTGGAGCGATATTCCTTGGCGTGTGGAAACTTCGCGGGGATATGAAACGTCAAAGAGCATCCACCAGTGA
- a CDS encoding ribbon-helix-helix protein, CopG family: MQKSLPISFRLPPETKAALEKAAKDDTRSTSSLLEKVVTDWLKERGYLDI; encoded by the coding sequence ATGCAAAAAAGCTTGCCGATCTCCTTCAGATTGCCGCCGGAGACAAAAGCCGCTCTTGAGAAAGCGGCGAAGGACGACACGCGTTCGACGTCATCCCTTCTTGAGAAGGTCGTAACCGACTGGCTGAAGGAAAGGGGATACCTGGATATATGA
- a CDS encoding IS5 family transposase (programmed frameshift) yields MMRRRFDLTDFEWAVIEPLLPNNSRGVPRVDDRRVINGILWRFRTGSPWADVPERYGPHTTCYNRFVRWRRAGVWDHLLTAISSAFDGDIQMIDSSCVRVHQHGATGKKGGANRSMGRSRGGLTTKIHALVDADGLPIDLRLSEGQHADCRYAEDLLTRLHAGTTLLADRGYDTNAIRATATQAKAFANIPAKRNRKKTFAFSSFLYRYRNLVERFFNRIKEARGIATRYDKRADNYLAAIKLFSVRLWLKRYESTA; encoded by the exons TTGATGCGCCGACGTTTTGACCTGACGGATTTCGAGTGGGCGGTGATCGAGCCGCTTCTGCCCAATAACAGCCGCGGCGTACCGCGGGTCGATGACCGCCGTGTGATCAACGGCATACTCTGGCGCTTTCGTACCGGCAGCCCATGGGCCGATGTTCCGGAACGCTATGGCCCTCACACCACCTGTTATAATCGCTTTGTCCGCTGGCGGCGGGCTGGTGTCTGGGATCACCTTCTCACGGCGATTTCTTCCGCCTTCGACGGCGATATTCAGATGATCGACTCGTCTTGTGTTCGCGTGCATCAGCATGGCGCCACCGGTAAAAAGGGGG GCGCCAATCGAAGCATGGGACGTTCCAGAGGCGGCCTGACAACGAAGATCCACGCTCTCGTCGATGCCGATGGGCTGCCGATTGATCTTCGCCTCTCAGAAGGTCAGCATGCTGATTGTCGCTACGCCGAAGATCTGCTCACCAGACTTCATGCCGGAACGACGCTTTTGGCAGATCGTGGCTATGACACCAACGCCATCCGCGCCACGGCAACTCAGGCGAAGGCATTCGCCAACATCCCGGCGAAGCGAAACCGAAAAAAGACCTTCGCTTTCAGTTCGTTCCTCTATCGCTATCGAAACCTCGTCGAGCGGTTCTTCAACCGCATCAAAGAAGCGCGTGGAATTGCAACGCGTTACGACAAACGCGCCGACAACTATCTCGCGGCAATCAAGCTCTTCTCTGTGCGACTATGGTTAAAGCGTTACGAGTCTACGGCCTAG
- a CDS encoding DUF2339 domain-containing protein produces the protein MSSVLGLLVILLLALAISNARVKSRLKSLEDEQRKTRDRLEMLERRTQGDAEKDVAAATDGTAKTQTGMPAGSLGPSAAETIVPPEHAKPEDAGKTSAAVKGPPRAFVFTATLMRQFGQWLRQNWTIALAALSLALGGIFMVQYGVENGLLTPFWRVAGALLLGALLVGAGEALRRRYGDDTTASTRSLPSVFAGAGLVTLFSAVLAARLLYGLVSPETTLAGLVLVSILAVALGWLYGSVLSAVGIIGATAAPFLVGGEAESGWLFFYYFAFIAIAGLAVDSVKRWAWVSAIVLIATATAATLLYVTTGGLIHYAAFLALSWLVAVIIPVQSFVPSHAGQTVLATLSGLRPRADFPTRIVAAMTLFVSGAGVLLSLNASSVTEANVAVTLITLVLGASLIWMYRAEALKDIPLLPAAAFLAVPVLQAVEYGPLFSHFAAARQSTTVTTSATSFITLALVLSAIASVMAFWRMTRSGGDARAAFGFALGAATFAPASAFIFQFLWSPTAAFGDYLWSLHILAVSAIMAVLADRSLRSADSAGRQLRAALFAIAALSMLALALFVVLTQTALTLALGIVVILTIWLDRRFDLALIGVFTKVALAIIAFRLVASPGFFWAVASGTSWLAFVEAYGGTLALLYIGWRLTVLRPRQSVQVAIETTTWTIAAVFACALLQRLVPDEPGLLAAVMAIAMLAQINRLPTTGRWLRHFRVALAVLFGLIATALIAVPLTITNPVLFRFNLVTGPAIFDSLALSYLPLAAVLAIGAWKIGNLGRRLRIGFICVSSLLAGFYVGCEIRRFWRGNDLSVPGVTQPELYSYTIALVVVCAALLLVSFSRRSHVLRKVAMAAAGLTIAKVFLVDISGLEGLLRVVSFIGLGLALAGLGWLDRAMNLRWNRSSGQPDTPGADGVS, from the coding sequence ATGTCTTCGGTTCTTGGGCTTCTTGTTATCCTCCTCCTGGCGCTGGCGATTTCGAACGCAAGGGTGAAAAGCCGTCTCAAGAGTCTGGAGGATGAGCAGCGGAAAACCCGTGACCGGCTGGAAATGCTGGAGCGCCGGACCCAGGGCGATGCGGAAAAGGATGTTGCTGCCGCAACAGACGGCACCGCGAAAACGCAAACTGGTATGCCCGCCGGCAGTTTGGGACCGTCCGCAGCCGAAACCATCGTGCCGCCGGAACATGCAAAGCCGGAAGACGCCGGAAAGACATCCGCCGCCGTCAAGGGACCTCCGCGGGCCTTTGTGTTTACCGCAACACTCATGCGGCAGTTCGGACAATGGCTTCGTCAGAACTGGACGATCGCTCTTGCGGCGCTTTCGCTGGCGCTGGGCGGCATCTTCATGGTTCAGTACGGGGTTGAAAACGGGCTTCTGACGCCGTTCTGGCGTGTCGCCGGGGCACTGTTGCTGGGAGCGCTGCTGGTCGGCGCCGGCGAGGCGCTCCGCCGCCGCTACGGTGACGACACAACCGCATCGACACGCTCCCTGCCCTCGGTCTTTGCCGGGGCGGGGCTGGTGACGCTTTTTTCCGCCGTGCTCGCCGCCCGTCTTCTCTATGGGCTGGTTTCCCCCGAGACGACGCTTGCCGGGCTGGTTCTGGTCAGCATTCTGGCGGTGGCGCTCGGCTGGCTATACGGCTCGGTGCTGAGCGCCGTCGGCATTATCGGCGCCACGGCTGCGCCCTTTCTCGTCGGCGGCGAAGCGGAGAGCGGCTGGCTGTTCTTCTACTATTTCGCATTCATCGCCATTGCCGGCCTTGCCGTCGACAGCGTGAAGCGCTGGGCATGGGTATCCGCCATCGTGCTGATCGCAACCGCGACGGCCGCCACCCTGCTTTACGTCACGACAGGCGGCCTGATCCATTATGCGGCCTTCCTTGCGCTTTCCTGGTTGGTGGCCGTCATCATTCCGGTTCAGAGCTTCGTGCCATCGCATGCAGGCCAGACGGTTCTGGCAACCCTTTCGGGTCTCCGGCCGCGCGCCGATTTCCCGACCCGGATCGTCGCCGCGATGACGCTGTTCGTCAGCGGCGCAGGCGTTCTCCTGTCTCTTAATGCATCGTCGGTGACGGAGGCGAACGTGGCCGTCACGCTCATCACCCTGGTTCTCGGCGCCTCGCTGATATGGATGTACCGGGCGGAGGCGCTGAAGGATATCCCGCTTCTCCCCGCTGCCGCCTTTCTGGCTGTGCCCGTCCTGCAGGCTGTTGAATACGGACCGCTTTTCAGCCATTTCGCCGCCGCCCGGCAGTCCACGACAGTGACGACCTCCGCGACATCCTTCATCACACTGGCGCTCGTCCTGTCGGCAATCGCCTCTGTCATGGCCTTCTGGCGGATGACCCGATCCGGCGGCGACGCCCGTGCGGCTTTCGGATTCGCGCTGGGTGCGGCGACGTTTGCGCCGGCAAGCGCTTTCATCTTCCAGTTCCTGTGGTCGCCGACCGCGGCATTCGGGGACTATCTCTGGAGCCTCCATATTCTCGCGGTCTCGGCGATCATGGCTGTTCTGGCGGATCGGAGCTTGCGGAGCGCAGATAGCGCCGGGCGTCAGCTGCGCGCGGCGCTTTTTGCCATTGCCGCGCTCTCGATGCTGGCGCTGGCGCTGTTCGTTGTGCTTACCCAGACGGCGCTTACACTGGCGCTCGGCATTGTGGTTATCCTCACGATCTGGCTCGACCGGCGTTTCGATCTTGCCCTTATCGGCGTCTTCACCAAGGTGGCGCTTGCGATCATCGCCTTCCGGCTGGTGGCCAGTCCCGGGTTTTTCTGGGCGGTGGCCAGCGGCACCTCATGGCTGGCATTCGTCGAGGCCTATGGCGGCACGCTGGCGCTGCTCTATATCGGCTGGCGACTTACGGTTTTGCGCCCGCGCCAATCCGTGCAGGTCGCAATCGAGACCACCACATGGACAATTGCCGCCGTCTTTGCCTGTGCGCTGCTGCAACGGCTGGTGCCGGATGAGCCGGGGCTGCTTGCCGCCGTGATGGCGATCGCCATGCTCGCCCAGATCAACCGTCTGCCGACGACCGGCAGGTGGCTTCGGCATTTCAGGGTGGCGCTTGCGGTGCTGTTCGGGCTGATCGCCACCGCCCTGATCGCCGTGCCGCTGACGATCACAAATCCGGTGCTGTTCCGCTTCAACCTGGTTACGGGGCCGGCGATTTTCGACAGTCTGGCGCTCAGCTACCTGCCGCTCGCCGCCGTGCTGGCGATCGGCGCCTGGAAGATCGGCAATCTCGGACGGAGGCTGCGGATCGGCTTCATCTGCGTCTCGAGCCTGCTTGCCGGCTTTTATGTCGGATGCGAGATAAGGCGGTTCTGGCGCGGCAATGATCTTTCGGTTCCGGGCGTCACCCAGCCCGAGCTCTACAGCTACACGATCGCGCTGGTGGTCGTCTGCGCAGCCCTGCTTCTGGTCAGTTTTTCCCGCCGCTCCCATGTCCTGCGCAAGGTCGCCATGGCCGCCGCCGGCCTGACAATCGCAAAGGTCTTCCTCGTGGATATTTCCGGCCTCGAAGGCCTCCTGCGCGTGGTTTCCTTCATCGGACTCGGGCTCGCGCTCGCCGGTCTCGGCTGGCTCGACCGCGCCATGAACCTGCGCTGGAACAGGAGTTCGGGTCAGCCCGACACGCCGGGCGCAGATGGAGTGTCATAA
- a CDS encoding DedA family protein translates to MTFIEPYLHHYGLFALFVIIYLESLGAPLPGESALIGASLLAADGQLSIGGIFFVVVCAAVLGDSTGYLIGRFGGRALILRYGRFIGMTEDRQKWIEGLYERRGAWVVVGARFVVILRQLNGIAAGSMGMRWPPFFAANLVGGLLWATVWTIGPYMFGDVIAERLHLTLH, encoded by the coding sequence ATCACCTTCATCGAACCCTATCTCCACCATTATGGTCTGTTTGCGCTGTTCGTGATCATCTATCTCGAATCGCTCGGCGCGCCGCTGCCGGGCGAAAGCGCATTGATCGGCGCTTCGTTGCTGGCAGCCGACGGACAATTGTCAATCGGAGGCATATTTTTCGTCGTTGTCTGCGCTGCCGTGTTGGGTGACAGCACGGGCTATCTGATCGGCCGGTTTGGCGGCCGGGCGTTGATCCTGCGCTATGGACGTTTCATCGGAATGACGGAAGACCGCCAGAAATGGATCGAGGGACTTTATGAAAGACGCGGCGCATGGGTCGTGGTCGGCGCCCGCTTCGTCGTCATCCTCAGGCAGTTGAACGGGATTGCGGCGGGCTCCATGGGGATGCGCTGGCCGCCGTTTTTCGCCGCCAATCTCGTCGGCGGCCTGTTGTGGGCCACGGTCTGGACCATCGGACCCTATATGTTCGGGGATGTTATCGCCGAGCGCCTGCACCTCACCTTGCACTGA